In Elephas maximus indicus isolate mEleMax1 chromosome 16, mEleMax1 primary haplotype, whole genome shotgun sequence, the sequence GCTCTTCCCAGGCTGTGGGCCATTCCCTGGGCCCCCCCCCAGAAGAAGACACAGAGATGTACTTCTCCCCGCCAGATCACTACGTTGCATTCTCGGCTTCTCCTGGGGACCAGAAGGTCACTGCACCTGTCAGCCTCTGAGTAAGTATCTGATTCCTTCTGGGTGACCTGCTCCATTCACAAAGATTCCCCCCATTCTGTGGGATACCTGCCATGGTTCTCGGGAGCCATAGGGACTGCCTGGAATATATATGGCCCTCCTTCTGGTCATAGCTGATTGgaagtggggtgggggagagagggagccCAAGCTGAGCTGATCTGCCTTCTACTTGGAATCTGACAGACAGCTGTTCTCGTCTGTGGCCGGATCTCTGAGTGTAAACAGAGGTTGACAGGCATGCCCTGCCAGGCAGACATGAAGGAGCTGCACAAAAGTTGACAGAAGAAGGAAGAAGCCATGACGAGCTTCCCCATGGGGAGAAGTCACGCCCAGATCCCTGTCATTCACATCCCCGGCCCGGGCCCTCTAGATGCCGGGCTGCACTTGTTTACCCTCCCAACCGATGCCTCTCTTCTGTCACTTACGCTCCTCAGGTGTGTTTCTGTCATTTGGTGATAAGAGTTCCCAGGAATGCGAATGACATTGGCTTCAGCCTCACACCCTCTCTTCACCGTATCCCTAGCTTCCTCCACAACCCCAGCCCCCTCCACTATTTTAGGATGGAGAAAGGTTTTGATGCTCCTTGAGGAAATCACGTAAAGTTCAGCTGTCCACCTGGACTCCAACTCAGCTGCCACACAATCCTCTGGGCTCTGTGTCCACACATGTgaacacacagacagacagacagacacatgtacacaccTTGATGGCCTCCTTTATCTCATACACGTCAAAGAGGACCGGGGGCTTCATCATAGCCAAGATTGTCTTCTCAAAGTTTCCTGATAGCTCAGATTTCAGATCTTTGATCAAATCCTGATTggatagtaaacaaacaaaacctaccCTGAGAACCCACAGAAGACCCTTAAACAGAACCACGTCCCAGACCCCAGCTGCTGGAGGACAGTCCGAGGGCCAGCAGTATCACCACATCTCAGGCCCCATCCCATGCTTGCGCCTCGGAGTCTCCCTTTTAAGATGCCCGGTGGATCCGCGGCACATCAGAGTCGGAGAAGCACGGGGCTAGAGCGCTAACCTATCTAATACTTACCCAATTACCTTCCTAAGATTCAAAATGTGGCCCCCTTGCATTTGTTCAGTATTTAACGCCTTTTCCTTCAAAGTTCTTGTATCAGCTAAGCCTCCTAGGGCAACTGTGAAGAGAGCTGATTTGACAGGTGGGGACacagagtggcaggtgggttGGGTGGGGAAAGGCCTATCCGTGGTCTTGGCGAATTGTGGCAGAGCCAGGGCTAGGCCCTTTCTTTCAGCCAACCTCAGTGTTACACGGGCCCTGGGACTTCTCCCTCAGGTCAGCCTTCAATTCTAAAAGATGCCACCAGCTGGGAGGCCACTGGCTGCTGGGCAGCAAGAGTGGAGCTGTGCAGAGGAGACCCCCAGGATGTGGCCTGGCCCAGCTCACTTACCTTCCCATACGCAGTCTTGAAGGACAGGAGGATCTGCTGGCGCTGCTTGTTGGAGCGACTCCCCAGGCAGTCGATGATGGCCTGCTcgtcagtccctggaggaagaaaGGGCGGGGAGTGGGCAAGGCTGGGGTCACGGGATGCTCATCACCTGCAAACTTTCCTTGCTTGGGTCCTCTAATCCACCTGGGTATCCCAACTGCCACCTCCATGGTCACCTTTTCTCCTATGGCCACTGGGACCAGGTTTGCCTCTGCCAGCTACCCAACCCATAGGGCCACATGTAACCACCTGGGGGATCCGGACCTGGGAGAATTTCAGCCCCCTGGGTCTCTCACCAAAGCCTTTCATGGCCTTCCGCAGGACCTCGGCATCTCGTAGGGGGTCAAAGCCTGGAGCATCTGCGATGGTGCCTCGGTTCCCAAACTACTCGGATAAGCAGACACAGGTAAGACGTCTTGCATGCCTGCATCTCCCAGAAACAGGACTGCCCACCCCACACTCTGGGAACCATCCTTTCTCTAAGAGTCTGAGGCTTGAAGAGGCCCCTGGTCAGCAGCACAGAAGACTCTACACTGAGTCAGCCTGACTTGGCTGTATCTGTCCTCAGGTTTCGGGACTGAAGCATCTGCCCACGACTAGGAGCCCATCTGGAGCTAGTCCTGACCCTGACTACCTGCCCCAGCCCAGTCCTCCCTCCAGCCCCACAAGGACCGCAGCTGTGGGCTCCTAATGACAGGCCAGCCTCAGGAGCAGGAGCTGCGACCTCCCCTGCCACCTCTCCACTGTCACGTGAGCACATCTCAGGGTCCTCCTAACAGCCTGGCTAGCCGAAGTGGCATCTTTGTGCAAATTAGAAAAAAGCATCACCTCCAGGTGAATACAGCCCCACCCCAGGTGCGCAACCTCACCACAGGACACAGTAGCCCTGATCCTTGATGGAAACCAACTCCCTCTTGGACTGGCCCAGGTTCCTGGCACTGCTCTCTACATTCCACAACCAGCTTGCCGCCAGACTTCTTCCTAGTGTCTACAGCTGTACTGCCCAGCAAGTTTGAACTTGCCAAGCTAACCTGTCTCCCAGTGGGTCATTCCCTTGTGACTAGTACAGACTGGTTATCACACAGTTAAGGAGATAAGCTCAGAGCAAAGATGAGGGAGGCAGGCAGTGAGAGTGGATGGAGAGCAGGGCAGGGGTGGAGAAGAAGCGGACCCTCCATCAAAAAATAGCAGGCATACAGATACCACAGCCCTGTGCTGGGCTGGCTGGGCCACATAACCATGACAACCAAGTCTGGGCTCTGCGAACATAAACTATTCTCCCAAACGAGCCAAGATCAACCTGGGGCAGGGAGAGCTGCCAACTGTCCCTACCCAAAGGAGGTCCTAAGATGCCTCGAAAACCTGTGGGGATGGGACGGGGGGAAAGCACGTCAAGGGGACTGAAGACCAAGAGTCGCTGGCATAAAGCTGGGGCTAGTGGCATGCAGCCCTAAACAGAACACACGGCCAGCAGTAAGCACGCACAGAGGAGCACAGAGCCCGCGGGGGCATCCTGACCCAGCTCGCACACAGCACCTCTGGCCACGCTGGGACTACAAACCAGGGATGAGGGTTCTGCGAAACGCACACTCTGTGAAAACACGACGTTATAGCTGAAGGACCAAGCCCTCCCCACCCAGCCCCAGCCTTGCTGGCAGAGGATGCTGGGCCACATGTCTCCTGGACCAAGGGCAGCGCAGGGCTCACACTCACCTGGGCTGGGGGCACAGCAGGGGTGACAGTCCCGGACCCTGGGTATGCTGGGTAGCTTGGCACTGGCTGCTGCTGTTGCCCAGAGGGAGGCACTGGTGGCTGCCCAGGGTAGCCCACTGGTGGCTGGCCAGGGTAAGGCCCTGGGGGCTGCTGTCCAGGGGGTGGCATGGGTTGGCCCGGCACAGGAGGAGCCCCTGGGTATGGCGGGTATGAGGGCATCCCAGAGGGCGGGTTTCCTCCAGGGGGTGGGTACATTCCGTACGGAGGAACAGGCTGCTGGGCAGAGGGAGGCTGCCCAAAGCCCCCAGGGGGGACTGGAGGGTAGCTGCCCCCAGGGGCCCCTGGGTACAGGTTTGGCATGTTGGCTCCTCCAAATGTCCCCGACATGTTGGCCGCCTGAAAGGAGGCAAAGCAACACCTGAGATGAGAGGCCCTAACGAAGCCCAAATGtactctctccctctgcccttcCCACCCAAAGCCTGAGGTGGGCTCCTAACAGCCTCACTCAAGCGGAGTCACCCATCCACCAGCACACCATCAATGCgttcctgagcacctactgtgtgccctgCCTGTGCTGAGCTCTCTTCCTGCCTCATCCAGTTCGAGCCTCGTAGCTCCACTTGTGAAATAGGAAGTATCACTGTACCCACTGTACAGATGGTAAAGTGGGTTCAGAGAAGGGAAGCCACTTGTTCAAAGCTATACAGGCGATAAATGGCTGAGCTGGGGCTCTGACTCAGATCTCTCTGGATCTGAGCCTGCGTCCTTCAGCAGGGAGCTGGCCTTCCCTCACCAAACCTGGTCCTTCCATCTCAGGCCAGCTGGGGGAAGGTAAGAGCTCACAGCCCGAGGCATGTGGGCCCGTCTACAGGTTCGGGGGTGCACCATCTCACCAGCCTGTTCACCGTAGACACCTCTGGGAGCAGAGGCTCAGGTGGGCTTGTACTTCTACCTCCTTTATGGTCAACACCACACCCAAAGTAAAAGTCTAAATGCTGACGACAGTCTCCCGCACCCTCCAAGAGCTGGACCCCCACCCATCTTCCACTTCCCCCCTTGGCTACACTTGGGTATGCTGGCCTCCTAGCTGATGGCTGAGTGTACCAGGCACAGCGTTCCCTCTGCCTAGCACACCTGTCCCTAAACATTCGTGGAGCACACGCCCCCCTCCTTTGTGCCAACATCACCTTCTCAGGAGGCCCACCCTGACCACTCAACTTAAAATCACTGTCCCACACCACCCCTGCACTCCTGATCCCCCAACTTGGCTCTTCTTTCCCCCTAGCACCAACGCTGTCTGTAACTCTTATGTTTATGATTTGTCTCTGCCCAGGAGATGACAAGCACACCAAGGCTGAGATTCCAGTTTGTTTTATTCACATGTCCCCAGTGCCTAGAGATGGGCCTCGCAAACGTTAGAGTGTATATTATTTGCACCGTTCACATTGCGCATACTTGTTTTCacattataaaatatattcttttaaaagcAAAACCACAAATACAAGTGGCATATCTGTCATGCTGACACTCCCTAGTCTAGTCCAACCAGCATagccatccacacacacacacatacatgcgcacacacacaagcacacatgtatcccccacctccctccctacccACACAGACTCCAGCCCTATGCTCACAACATACACaaagtgctcaacaaatattccACGAAGGCACCACCCTGTACCCAGCCACCCCGGAGCTGAAAGGGACCTGAGACACCATCAGTCCACTACGTTCCCCTTCCCCTCATATTATTGATGGTAATATTCACAGCCAGAGAGGGACAGTGAGGGGGTGGCAGAGCCCTGATGAAAACCCTTATGTCCTAAGATGCATGCAGCTCAACACAGCCCACGCCCACAGGGGAATACACACAGATCTCTCGGAAGCCATAGGAAGCCAGCAGCTGCCCCCCACGCAGACCCGGCCCCAGGGGCAGCCCCAGAGGAGGGTGGGACTCACCATTCCTGACAGGTAGTCCTGGTTGAACTGCCCCGCATAGCTGGCCACGTTATCCAGCCCGATAGGGGGCACGTTGGGCATAGGGTAGCCAGCGCCCCCCCAGGCACCGCCACCTGAAAGCAACAGCAAGCCCTTTAGCCCCGCTGGGTGACCCCCCTAAAGGAGCCGAGCTCCCGGTCATCAGGAGGGGAGGTCAGGAGGCGCCCTGGGGACAGCTCTGCAGACCACCGGGAGCACACGTGGCGGGAAAATCTAACAACCCGCCGCCAAAGAGGGGGAAGAGGAACCCCTCGTTCCAGGGAGGAAGTCCAAGTTCAAGAACACTCCTCAGAACCTCGGGGCTATTAGGAGGTACAACCCTGAGAGCAGACCCGGGAACAGACGGTTTGGGGACACCGTGCTGAGCACATAACAGTGGTGAGCCTGAGAATCCAGGAATAATGCAATAGTACTGGGGGGGCAGGTCACTAGACCACCCTCCCACTTGACAGGTGAAGAAACAGGCCCAGAGCAGGGCAGTGGCTCAGTCACTGTGGCTGTTTGCTTGCAGCGCTGTaaaaggcagggaggggcagggcgGGAGGACACTGGGAGGGGACAGGACTAGGCTGGATTGTGGGAAGCACAAATGTTACTGGTCCTTAAAGGGACAGCAGTGAAAAGCCCCAGCTTTGAGACCAGCAGGATCAAAATATGCATCCTGGGCAAGGCCTATGGCCACTCGGGCTTCCGTTCCTGGGTGGACAAGTAGTGATGAGGATAGTCTCCCTCCAAGCCCCGTGATGAGGACTGGTGAGTGGACACCCACGCAGAGATTAGCTGGGTGCATGGTGAGCCTCACACTGTCACTGTGTCGTAGTACAGCTGCCGTCACTGTGGGGCTGCTGGTGGTGACAAGCATTCCTGCCCATGGCAAGGAAAAGGCTTGAGGGCCTGAGTTTGGCTTCTCTGCTCCGGGCTGTAGGATACTCGGGGCAGACCCTTCTCTAAGTCACTATCCAGCATACTCCCGCTGCTCAGAGGCTGCCCCACTGAGCTGACATAGGGTGGCAGTGCTAGCATTCCCACTAAACAGAGGGGACTGAGGCAGCCTGGGGTGGGAGCTTTGTTCAGATAAGCCCAATAACCCAGGGACAAGGCCTGAGCCACCTCCCACTCTGGGCCTGCTTCTTCACCTGTCAAATGGGCAAGATGGGTCCCAATGACCTGCAGATGCCCAAAGGTCTCCTGGGGTGAGCGGACAGCTGCCACTCAGGCTCCCTCAGAAAACCAACCTTGCACAACGGCcccccttctcccccttgtccCAAGGCCCTGATATTTCCCACTGTGGAGACCAAATCTCCTTTCTGGAAAATCAGGTGTGGCCAGGGCTAGACTGCTTCTCAGTGTGAAGGGAAGCATGACTTTGGGGCCGTGTCTGCATCCTAGAGCGTGGTTTGCTGTGCTATCTGCTGCCACCACTTCTGGGCAGCCACTGTGAGTAACGTCTGACCCTGAACATCTGTTCCCACAGTACAGCCTCAACTTCCTCGCTACAGGAGGTCCCTGCTGCAATAGCAGGTGCCTTTTCAGCATGGGGTAGCAGAAGTGACAAGTGGCACCATCACCTAACAGTGCTTCAAGGACACAGTGCAGAGGCCCGACCTGCTTGCTCATGAATACCAGTGACAGTCCAATGAGGGAGGGATCATGAAGACACGTGGCAGAGGAGAAACTGAAATCAGAGAAGTGAGGCCATTTGCCTACTGCtataggagccctgttggtgcagtagttcagcgttcagctgctaaccaaaaggtcagcagttcgaatccaccagctcctccttggaaaccctatggagcagttttactctgtcccatagggtcgccatgagtcagcttgacggcaatggatttggggtgGGTCATCACCCAtcataagagctcaggctgctaaccaaaaggtcagcagttcgaatccaccagccactccttggaaaccctacggggcagcactcgtctgtcctatagggtcgctatgagtcggaaccgacgagacagtaatgggttttggaTTAGCTaccaggaactctggtggtgcagtggttaaagcatttggctgctaaccaaaaagtcggtggttcaaacccaccagctgctcctcggagaaagatgtggtaatctgcttctgtaaaggttcacagccctggaaacctatggggcagttctactctgtcctacagggtcgctatgagttggaattgacttgatggcagtgggtttttttttatcagctactAAGGCAGAAGGCTGGGTCCCAGGCTCCACCTAGCTTCAacccccacctccagccccacCCGTCTTCTCCTCCCCCACCTGGCTGCACTGTCGGGAAAGATGGGGCCTGAGAGAACTACCAGAAAAGGTGATCATTATCCCCGTCTCCACCGGCTGCTCTAAGCAGAGCTGCTTTCACTTCCCCACCCACCTCAGACCTCTTACCTGGTGCAGCTGGGGGGTAGCCCCCGGCGGGTGGGGGATAGCCTGGGTAGCTCATGGCTGGATCTGAAAGGCAAGAAGAAAACACCCTAAGACTCTGTTCAGGAGCCCTCACCTGCCCTCGCCCTGACCGACAGACACACAGGGCTGGTCTTCTTGGGAAAGCAGCAACAACCCCGACCCACAGGGCCCTGCAGGAGGAGAAGCTGCATCAGGTCTGACGTGTGGCAACCAATTTCACCCTCTACCTGCCGGGGCCTCCAGCCAGAGACAGTGAGAGCCTGCAGGCTCCTAGAGCGCACTCCTCAGGATACACAGGTTTCACTTCCGCGTGGGGTTTTCCTGGAGAACCACTTTCACCCCAGCTTCACTTCTAGGTCTGGAGGGTGTGTACTGCCCCATTCTCAGGGGTCATGGTCTCCTCGTCTTTCTCTTCCAGTGCTGGGAGTCGCTGGGTAGTGCAAACCGTAaacgcattcagctgctaactgaaaggctggaggttcaggtccacccagaggcaccttggaagaaaggtctggcaatctacttccaaacaccAGCCACTGAATgtagagcacacttctactctgccacacatggagacaccacgagctggaatcaactcgatggcaactgtgaTCATCATCCCTCTGGCAACAGAGTAAACTACAGGCCCCAAGCTATCCACAGTGGCCTCCATCTCTGGCCTGTCTCAAGCTACACATTTCATTTTCTAACCATTGGATTACTGGGCCAGGGAGCCCCGCAAGATATGGGATCATTGTTTCTAGAAACAAGGCCTCATCTGATCCAGGGTCTGGAATCTGAGCAAACGAGGTAGCACGTCCTGTTACTGTAGATGAGACAGGTGATGCTCAGAGAGGGCCAGTGACCCACAGATCAgtcaggaagggaaagagaagccTGGGCCCTTGGCGGCTCGTGGCCTGTGGGACACCAGCTCTTACAAAGTCCGTCTTCATGTGAATCTCTCTGCTGAGTCCTATGCCAACTGAACTGCCTGGAAGGGATATAGACCCACCGTGACACTGGCCACACAGACACTGTCAAATAACCTGCCTACTCTGCTGCTGCAGTTTGCAAGGCACCCAATGtctatgaaaaacaaaacaaatctccAGATTCCTTAGAAACCATACCAGCCCCAGGAGAattaggtggtgcccggctaccaccaatgatcgccctgacagggaacacagcgtCCTgggcaaagcaggagaaaaacgtagaacagaattcaaattcacctaaaaagaccagacttaatggtctgacagagactgaaggagtccccgaaactatggcccccagatacactgttaacccagagctgaaCCCATTCCTGAAGCCGACTCTTCAGgcagattagacaggaccataaaacaaaaaacaatacacatgaggaatgtgctttagttcaatcagatataagagaccaagtgggcagctcctgttcaaaagcagggtgagaaggcaggaagggacaggaactagacaaatggacacagggaagccGGGGTGGAAAgcaggagcatgctgtcacattgtggggattgcaactgatgtcacagaacaatatgtgtataaattgttgaatgagaaattaacttgagctgtaaactttcacctaaagcataattcaaaaaaacaaaagagaatctGTAATTCTgtgtatgttttcaaggtttccaTGTAAGTGTAAATACataccctaaaaacaaaacaaaacaaaaccaccacACCTGCTGACCTCAGGTGAGCTGCCCCTCCCTGCATCTGGGTCCCAAACCAGCAGAGACAGGAGTTCTCACACCTCAGCCAGCCATCACAGAATCACCCGGGGGGCTTGTtaaacagattgctgggccccgcCCCCAGAGTTTCCCCGTCCGTTGAATCAGGATTTGCATTTCCAATGAGTTCCCAGGTGGTGCGATGCTGCTGGTCCGGGATCacactctgagaaccactgctctcgaTGCCTCCATCCATCTACAAGATTCTAATTGCCCTTGCTATCTACCTTGAGGAACTGGGCATGGGTTTTCAAGAAGCTGAAAGACTTCCTTAAGGTGCCACTGGCCCCTACAGGGTTGTCCTGGTTCTTAGCCCTATGGATGTGTTCATTTGGTCAGTAAGTCCAGAAGTGACAACAGACAAAGCCATGTGGAAAGCCACAAGATGGCCCAGTGAGCTTGGAGAAGGCTGGAACTGGCTGCCGGCAATGTGGaccaaaaggtccctgggtggtagaaatggtttgctctcagctgctaacctaagggttggaagtttgaattcatcctgtggtgctgtgaaagaaaggtctggccatgtgtttccataaagattacagacaagaaaacactatgaagcaattctactctgtaatacacgtggggtcaccaggagttggaatcgacttgattgcaaatggtttgggtttttttttaaatgtggatgAAGGTGCTCTTAGTCTTTCTGAGCCTCCCAAACCTATGGTGTGAGATCCTCAGTGGCTCTGCTCTTGGAGAGGGTCTGACTCATCCCCCTGCGGCTGGGAGTCTCAGAATAAAACTCTCCAAGTACCTGCCCTTAGCCTGACCCTAAAATGCTCTAAGTATCTGCTTTCGGCCCAACCTTTCTGCTCAGATTCTGCCAGAACCTTAGACTTACTCGTGCAGAGAGTGTAGGGGATTTGAAAGGTGGCCCAGGGATCTTCTAAACGGAGAAGAGAGAAACTGCCCGAGGGGAAGCAGGGTGAACTGCAATTATGTTCCAGACAGCCTCTGTGGTGCAAGGGATCGCTGCTGTGTGGCCTTTCTCTCCACAGTCTTTTGACTCCCCGCCCAAGcgactgggcaggactgtgtgatgggGTAATTGTGGCCAACCAAAAggcttggtcagttttgccatcccactgggcttgaagaCAGCCACCCTAGAGATGGGAAAAAGAGGATGCCACCACCACGGAGGAAGAATGGCCAGGAGCCAGCGCAACCTCTGGACcgaggatccctgcactgagaagctcctggaactggAAGACAGAGGGCGAGAGCgctgtaacatggaagacagcaagacccagcagcaggagatggcgtggtgggcttccaggtcctcagagacagaaagctgagtgcctttgggcagaggcctagagcCAGCGGGCGCTGTGCCTGggagcacggctgggaagaggtgccctgatggaaaaactgtatcctgagtgttcccaaGGCTGAGAAGAGGTGTCCTGATGggaaaactgtatcctgagtgttcccgaGCCTGAGAAGAGgtgtcctgatggaaaaactgtatcctgagcctgaattgtaattgTTATTGTCTAATATacctcataatcatgagtattgtccgAGTTCTGCCTGGCCAGGGCAATgtattattgaacccagcagagaagtagagagtggcaTGGGAGGGACCACTGGTGTCAGAATGGGTAAAGATGGCTGAGAGAGGAGCcatgtttgacctctgcctcacaagCAGCGGCAAGgccgttgatcttgattctccttccccactataaagttaaaggaggtcagacactgcccccatgtcGTTTTTAACACTTTCCTCTCTGGAAAGGGCCACTAAGCAGGGCCTTTGGGCACCAGAGACCTGCCTTCCATCCTGGTCCCCTTTCAAAGAAACAAGGCCAAAAGGCCCATCCACagcagtgacaaaaaaaaaaaaaaaaaatatgcaaataaagCTGGAATACCACTCTAGGCCTCACACTAAGTAAATGAGATATAAGTCACATAATTAAATGTAAGAAATGGCCCGAGGCCCCAAAGACATAAGAAACAAGCAAAACATCATAAACtaagacaacagcaacaacaatcttagGGAAAATATTTTATGGTCTCCCTCCCCTTCAGCCCCCCAATAAAAAACTctctaaaaataaattattaagaaaacGACCAAGCCcccactagcctgagcccagaagagctagacggtgcctggctaccactaccgatggctctgacagggatcaaaatagagggtccccgacacaaagcaggagaaaaatgtagaacaaaattccagaccaaacttactggtctgacagagactggaagaacccccaagactatgtcccccagacacccttctaactcagaaatgTAGCaactcctgaagtccacttttcagccagagattaggcgggcctataaaacaaacaacacatgtgagcaatgtgcttcttagttcaatcgagcgtatgagaccaaatgggcaactcctgctcaAAGACAAGAACACAGAgcgggacaggaaaactggatgaatgaacacagggaaccctGGGTAGAAAAGGagagggtgctgacacattgcagggacagcaacggatgtcacaaaacaatttgtgtattaacttctGAAAGAGAAAcgaatttgtgctgtaaactttcacctaaagcacaataaaattaaaaaaaaaaattgacaacaggaggaactcaaaagattagctaGGAGCTGGGGGGGGGGCAGCGACTTTATGTTAATacgggaggaacaattcagaaaaagaggatgagaagggctgcacaacttgaagaatgtaaccagtgtgaccgaactgtacatgtagaaatcgttAAAGtggcgtatgttttgctgtgtataatttcaacaacaaataaaaattttttaaaaagactaataaccactggagaaattatcaaatgatgtcAACAGGCAATTACAAAAGAGGAAGTCCAGATGTTCACCTTCACTAATATACCAAGagaattttcaattaaaaattcaGAGATGTCACTCTTGATTTATCAAGATCGGAAAAAGTAAAAAGTTGATAATACGCTAAATTGGCTCGAGCTTGGAAAAGCAAGCCCCTCAAACTGGAGAGCACTCCGGGAAGGCCTAGCAAAGTCGAAAGTGCACACACCCTTGACCAGGCCGTGTGAAATGGCACGTGGACACGCATTTTACTGAGCCATTATTTGTagtaacaaacaaaaagacacctGAATAGCTATCACTAAGAGGCTGGTGTAATAAATTAAGGCAGGTCCAGACAACAGACACCATGTAGCTATTTTAAaagcttgttgttagttgccctctagtcccttctgactcatggtgaccccatgtgggcagggtagaactgctccacagggttttcatggctgtgacctttcgggagCAGGTTAtcatgcctgtcttctgaggtgcctctgggtgggtccagctagtagtccagcgctATAGGAAATGATCACCGTTATTGACCAAAAGCACAACACTAActtcttataaaaaagaaaacacacaaacttagacctttacacacacacaccactcaccTTCTCTGAAATGATAAACAAGAACCTGGGTAACACTTTGCCTTCGGTGGGGACACTGGGGACAGAACAAGGCTTACTGTTTATATACATACACCCTCACTGCATTTTTTGTCACATGCAGGTAttccctatttaaaaaaacaacattcAGGAGGGGAAGTCTGAGAGCCGAGGCTGTTCTTCGAGATTAGAACAGCTGCCCAGTCCACACTGCCCGACTCTGTGCCTGGGGCTAAGCGGGGACTTGGACCTGTAGGGAGCGCCACACGTCCACCACTGAGCACCACCACCTCTGCTTGTACCTGGCGGGGGGGGTGTGCGTGCTCATTCCTAGGGGGCTTTTAGGGAGCTCCCCCTGTAAGAGTCAGAATCTGCCTTCGTGCCGAAGGCCCCACAGGGCGAGTCTGATCCCACCTCCCTGCTGCAGGTCCTGAGCCCTGGGACCTCTCCACTCCCCAAGAGACGTTCTCAAGCCTTCCCACCCTGTCTCCCGGAAGAACAGCCTCATCTTTCCCCACCATTTTCCGTCAGAAATCATGCCACCCACTCT encodes:
- the ANXA11 gene encoding annexin A11 codes for the protein MSYPGYPPPAGGYPPAAPGGGAWGGAGYPMPNVPPIGLDNVASYAGQFNQDYLSGMAANMSGTFGGANMPNLYPGAPGGSYPPVPPGGFGQPPSAQQPVPPYGMYPPPGGNPPSGMPSYPPYPGAPPVPGQPMPPPGQQPPGPYPGQPPVGYPGQPPVPPSGQQQQPVPSYPAYPGSGTVTPAVPPAQFGNRGTIADAPGFDPLRDAEVLRKAMKGFGTDEQAIIDCLGSRSNKQRQQILLSFKTAYGKDLIKDLKSELSGNFEKTILAMMKPPVLFDVYEIKEAIKGAGTDEACLIEILASRSNEHIRELSRAYKAEFKKTLEEAIRSDTSGHFQRLLISLSQGNRDESTNVDMSLVQRDVQELYAAGENRLGTDESKFNAVLCSRSRIHLVAVFNEYQRMTGRDFEKSICREMSGDLEQGMLAVVKCLKNTPAFFAERLNKAMRGAGTKDRTLIRIMVSRSEIDLLDIRAEYKRMYGKSLYNDISGDTSGDYRKILLKICGGND